In the genome of Oscarella lobularis chromosome 1, ooOscLobu1.1, whole genome shotgun sequence, one region contains:
- the LOC136184712 gene encoding probable ATP-dependent RNA helicase DDX52 isoform X2 — MAAGVDELFKRLTAGCSFRADHVVRKLDDKRKIARKRQANELDKELDFFGDLTTAGAEKSAKKKVKRREKESETDEEPISKKIEKIHDDFSDDSDTDDGDGTKLFSDSKAAIEMGSLAPKKKRDKKRKEKNAEVQRKEEINALRNHHRIYLSGDDVPELILEFNQLIDLYSMPRYVLANVRDQGYATPTPIQMQTIPLMMHRREVLACAPTGSGKTAAYVLPIIAQLKKPQKVGFRAVIISPTRELAQQIYRECSRLATGSGFHIHVLTKASASTTKFGPRSSKRFDILITTPNRLSFLLEQEPPAISLDNVQWLILDEADKLFEKGEGGFRDQIAPIYAACDRPDVRHALFSATVSNGIEEWCRAHLDNFVRVIIGQRNTATEAIKQRLVFVGQEEGKLIGIRDIIREGFKPPMLVFVQSKERAKDLFHELIYDGLNVDVVHADRTQSQRDNVVRSFRLGKIWILICTELMSRGIDFKGVNMVVNYDFPTTAVSYIHRIGRTGRAGRVGEAVSFFTEDDAPYLRSIVNVMKESGCDVPEWMLKLKAPNKRKRKRMAKTAPERTSIKTVSKYDLQKARKKREMIEASKRQKTKSS, encoded by the exons ATGGCAGCCGGGGTCGACGAATTGTTCAAGCGTTTGACTGCTGGTTGCTCTTTCAGAGCTGATCACGTAGTCAGGAAACTAGACGATAAA agaaaaatcgccagAAAACGACAAGCCAATGAACTGGATAAGGAGCTCGATTTTTTCGGAGATTTAACCACTGCTGGAGCGGAAAAGAGTGCTAAGAAAAAGGTGAAACGtcgcgagaaagagagcgagacGGACGAAGAACCAATCtccaaaaaaatagaaaaaattcacg ACGACTTTTCTGATGATTCTGACACTGATGACGGGGACGGcacaaaattattttctgacAGCAAAGCAGCGATCGAAATGGGATCATTGGCTCCAAAAAAGAAGCGAGacaagaagaggaaagaaaagaacgcggAAGTacaaaggaaagaagag ATTAATGCGCTTCGCAATCATCATCGAATTTATTTATCCGGTGACGACGTACCAGAATTGATTTTGGAATTCAATCAGCTAATCGATCT TTATTCTATGCCCCGTTACGTTCTCGCGAATGTTCGAGATCAAGGCTATGCGACACCGACTCCCATTCAGATGCAAACGATTCCCCTTATGATGCAC AGACGAGAAGTGTTGGCTTGTGCACCAACTGGATCTGGAAAAACGGCTGCCTACGTTTTACCTATTATTGCTCAATTAAAA AAACCTCAAAAAGTTGGCTTTCGAGCTGTTATCATATCACCCACAAGAGAACTTGCTCAACAG ATTTATCGTGAGTGTTCTCGTCTTGCTACTGGCTCAGGCTTTCATATTCACGTCCTAACAAAAGCGAGTGCATCGACAACAAAATTTGGGCCTCGCAGTTCAAAGCGATTTG ACATTTTAATCACTACGCCAAATCGACTTAGTTTCTTACTGGAGCAAGAGCCCCCAGCAATTTCTCTTGACAA TGTCCAGTGGCTTATTCTTGACGAGGCTGACAAGCTTTTTGAAAAAGGGGAAGGCGGCTTTCGAGATCAA ATTGCTCCTATCTACGCCGCCTGTGACCGTCCCGACGTTCGGCACGCTCTCTTCAGTGCTACAGTATCAAACGGAATTGAAGAATGGTGCCGAGCTCACTTAGATAATTTCGTTCGAGTTATCATAGGACAGAG AAATACGGCCACTGAAGCGATAAAACAACGTCTCGTTTTTGTCGGTCAAGAAGAGGGAAAACTCATAGGCATACGAGACATTATTAGAGAG GGATTTAAGCCTCCTATGCTGGTGTTCGTTCAGTCAAAAGAGAGAGCCAAAGATTTGTTTCACGAGTTGATTTATGACGGGTTGAACGTAGACGTCGTTCACGCAGATCGCACTCAATCGCAG CGTGATAATGTCGTCAGAAGTTTCAGGCTGGGAAAG ATATGGATCCTTATTTGCACGGAACTCATGAGCCGTGGTATTGACTTCAAAGGAGTGAACATGGTGGTCAACTACGATTTTCCGACAACAGCAGTCAGTTACATACATCGAATAG GACGTACTGGAAGGGCAGGTAGGGTTGGAGAAGCAGTGTCCTTTTTCACAGAAGACGATGCGCCGTATCTTCGAAG TATCGTGAATGTTATGAAGGAATCGGGCTGCGATGTGCCGGAATGGATGCTCAAATTGAAAGCGCCTAACAA gagaaagagaaaaagaatggCGAAGACTGCGCCTGAAAGGACGTCGATAAAGACCGTTTCAAAGTACGATTTGCAGAAAGCGAGGAAAAAACG GGAGATGATAGAAGCCTCCAAGAGGCAGAAAACGAAGTCTTCGTGA
- the LOC136184859 gene encoding solute carrier family 49 member 4 homolog: MRQGREEASKGPPLVRWYVLFLFSVFAYAQCANWMTFSCVPKYSKQVYNMTASDVDLLLNWGPIIFIPFVVFTSWLLTTHNGVKRTIMLGFFVTFAGGLLRLVPTWTGSIAFAESRWARVLLHAAQILNAAGGPVSMGAASRVSAHWFPVEQRTRATAMPFIFSGIGQGVTSLVGPYIVTGRANFSNLLYLTGAVSTFPFICALVYFPASPADSRPWWKRKTTIRGNFKSINVVDDDDVSIEGEKTKKKVGFVSGIAKVLCNYSALSCFVAGGLMGGTTDAYLSTLPTTWNDEKLSETKGDWINSMSVFASVIGGLLVSYLVDKFFARRLKDVMIALTVLSIVFFFALVYAPYLDVKLFTTSQFWFLEFCSFVFGFVQGARDPIIEELTAELTYPADEGTSAGVYTFIYNAGALGLIFAASSLPVVWLGICTIASLALALLLLVLVKEQYRRRDSSVCRE, translated from the exons ATGCGGCAGGGGCGCGAAGAAGCGTCGAAAGGTCCACCTCTCGTGAGATGGTACGTGCTCTTCTTGTTTTCCGTCTTCGCCTACGCCCAATGCGCCAATTGGATGACGTTCTCCTGCGTTCCGAAGTACAGCAAACAAGTCTACAACATGACGGCATCCGAC GTCGATCTCCTCCTCAATTGGGGCCCCATCATCTTCATtcccttcgtcgtcttcacctCGTGGCTTCTCACCACTCACAACGGCGTCAAACGCACGATAATGCTCGGTTTCTTCGTTACGTTCGCCGGCGGCCTCCTACGCCTTGTTCCCACGTGGACGGGCTCGATCGCCTTCGCGGAATCGCGCTGGGCGCGCGTTCTTCTCCACGCCGCTCAGATTCTCAACGCTGCGGGCGGACCGGTGAGCATGGGCGCGGCGAGTCGAGTGTCGGCGCACTGGTTTCCTGTGGAACAGCGCACGCGCGCCACCGCTATGCCGTTCATATTTAGCGGGATAGGACAGGGCGTGACGTCGCTCGTGGGACCCTATATCGTCACTGGCAGAGCGAACTTTTCTAATTTGCTCTATCTTACCGGGGCCGTGTCGACGTTTCCCTTTATATGCGCTCTCGTCTATTTCCCCGCTTCTCCGGCTGATAGTCGTCCGTGGTGGAAGCGGAAAACGACAATTCGAGGAAATTTCAAATCCataaacgtcgtcgacgacgacgacgtttctatcgaaggcgagaaaacgaagaaaaaagtcgGTTTCGTGTCGGGAATAGCGAAGGTTCTTTGCAACTATTCCGCTCTCTCGTGCTTCGTGGCAGGCGGTCTCATGGGCGGAACGACCGACGCCTATCTATCGACTTTACCCACGACgtggaacgacgaaaaattgaGTGAAACGAAAGGAGATTGGATCAATTCGATGTCCGTGTTTGCGTCGGTGATCGGCGGCCTCTTGGTGAGCTATTTAGTCGACAAATTCTTCGCTCGTAGATTGAAGGACGTCATGATTGCGTTGACCGTCTtgtcgatcgttttcttcttcgctctcgtctACGCTCCCTatctcgacgtcaaacttTTTACGACATCGCAATTCTGGTTCTTGGAGTTCTGTTCCTTCGTTTTTGGCTTCGTGCAG GGTGCCAGAGATCCTATTATCGAGGAGCTGACAGCCGAGCTGACCTATCCAGCAGACGAAGGCACGTCGGCTGGCGTATATACGTTCATATATAACGCTGGGGCACTGGGTCTAATATTTGCTgcttcgtcgttgccggTCGTTTGGCTTGGCATATGCACTATTGCTAGTCTTGCACTAGCGCTACTATTATTGGTTCTTGTAAAGGAGCAATATCGTAGGCGAGATTCCTCTGTTTGTAGGGAATGA
- the LOC136184712 gene encoding probable ATP-dependent RNA helicase DDX52 isoform X1 — MAAGVDELFKRLTAGCSFRADHVVRKLDDKQRKIARKRQANELDKELDFFGDLTTAGAEKSAKKKVKRREKESETDEEPISKKIEKIHDDFSDDSDTDDGDGTKLFSDSKAAIEMGSLAPKKKRDKKRKEKNAEVQRKEEINALRNHHRIYLSGDDVPELILEFNQLIDLYSMPRYVLANVRDQGYATPTPIQMQTIPLMMHRREVLACAPTGSGKTAAYVLPIIAQLKKPQKVGFRAVIISPTRELAQQIYRECSRLATGSGFHIHVLTKASASTTKFGPRSSKRFDILITTPNRLSFLLEQEPPAISLDNVQWLILDEADKLFEKGEGGFRDQIAPIYAACDRPDVRHALFSATVSNGIEEWCRAHLDNFVRVIIGQRNTATEAIKQRLVFVGQEEGKLIGIRDIIREGFKPPMLVFVQSKERAKDLFHELIYDGLNVDVVHADRTQSQRDNVVRSFRLGKIWILICTELMSRGIDFKGVNMVVNYDFPTTAVSYIHRIGRTGRAGRVGEAVSFFTEDDAPYLRSIVNVMKESGCDVPEWMLKLKAPNKRKRKRMAKTAPERTSIKTVSKYDLQKARKKREMIEASKRQKTKSS, encoded by the exons ATGGCAGCCGGGGTCGACGAATTGTTCAAGCGTTTGACTGCTGGTTGCTCTTTCAGAGCTGATCACGTAGTCAGGAAACTAGACGATAAA cagagaaaaatcgccagAAAACGACAAGCCAATGAACTGGATAAGGAGCTCGATTTTTTCGGAGATTTAACCACTGCTGGAGCGGAAAAGAGTGCTAAGAAAAAGGTGAAACGtcgcgagaaagagagcgagacGGACGAAGAACCAATCtccaaaaaaatagaaaaaattcacg ACGACTTTTCTGATGATTCTGACACTGATGACGGGGACGGcacaaaattattttctgacAGCAAAGCAGCGATCGAAATGGGATCATTGGCTCCAAAAAAGAAGCGAGacaagaagaggaaagaaaagaacgcggAAGTacaaaggaaagaagag ATTAATGCGCTTCGCAATCATCATCGAATTTATTTATCCGGTGACGACGTACCAGAATTGATTTTGGAATTCAATCAGCTAATCGATCT TTATTCTATGCCCCGTTACGTTCTCGCGAATGTTCGAGATCAAGGCTATGCGACACCGACTCCCATTCAGATGCAAACGATTCCCCTTATGATGCAC AGACGAGAAGTGTTGGCTTGTGCACCAACTGGATCTGGAAAAACGGCTGCCTACGTTTTACCTATTATTGCTCAATTAAAA AAACCTCAAAAAGTTGGCTTTCGAGCTGTTATCATATCACCCACAAGAGAACTTGCTCAACAG ATTTATCGTGAGTGTTCTCGTCTTGCTACTGGCTCAGGCTTTCATATTCACGTCCTAACAAAAGCGAGTGCATCGACAACAAAATTTGGGCCTCGCAGTTCAAAGCGATTTG ACATTTTAATCACTACGCCAAATCGACTTAGTTTCTTACTGGAGCAAGAGCCCCCAGCAATTTCTCTTGACAA TGTCCAGTGGCTTATTCTTGACGAGGCTGACAAGCTTTTTGAAAAAGGGGAAGGCGGCTTTCGAGATCAA ATTGCTCCTATCTACGCCGCCTGTGACCGTCCCGACGTTCGGCACGCTCTCTTCAGTGCTACAGTATCAAACGGAATTGAAGAATGGTGCCGAGCTCACTTAGATAATTTCGTTCGAGTTATCATAGGACAGAG AAATACGGCCACTGAAGCGATAAAACAACGTCTCGTTTTTGTCGGTCAAGAAGAGGGAAAACTCATAGGCATACGAGACATTATTAGAGAG GGATTTAAGCCTCCTATGCTGGTGTTCGTTCAGTCAAAAGAGAGAGCCAAAGATTTGTTTCACGAGTTGATTTATGACGGGTTGAACGTAGACGTCGTTCACGCAGATCGCACTCAATCGCAG CGTGATAATGTCGTCAGAAGTTTCAGGCTGGGAAAG ATATGGATCCTTATTTGCACGGAACTCATGAGCCGTGGTATTGACTTCAAAGGAGTGAACATGGTGGTCAACTACGATTTTCCGACAACAGCAGTCAGTTACATACATCGAATAG GACGTACTGGAAGGGCAGGTAGGGTTGGAGAAGCAGTGTCCTTTTTCACAGAAGACGATGCGCCGTATCTTCGAAG TATCGTGAATGTTATGAAGGAATCGGGCTGCGATGTGCCGGAATGGATGCTCAAATTGAAAGCGCCTAACAA gagaaagagaaaaagaatggCGAAGACTGCGCCTGAAAGGACGTCGATAAAGACCGTTTCAAAGTACGATTTGCAGAAAGCGAGGAAAAAACG GGAGATGATAGAAGCCTCCAAGAGGCAGAAAACGAAGTCTTCGTGA
- the LOC136184897 gene encoding pyridoxine/pyridoxamine 5'-phosphate oxidase-like — translation MFSCYIQRSFATYRRSFALFYNHRNLIKRTIMASREETRKEPFGLLETWLKEAFATPMEMEQNAMTIATSTKDGKPSSRFILLKGYDNDGLRFFTNYNGRKGQELISNPRATLFFHWPKMLREISVSGVVRKLSKKESSDYFHSRPRGSQIGACISHQSEVIPNREILIERQKKMEEEYADESKEIPRPDEWGGFLLVPEQLEFKQLKENGRETSQRWKFTRIEAIPCPPPEGIIMSDSLQWTSESNT, via the exons ATGTTCTCCTGCTACATACAGAGAAGCTTTGCGACTTACAGGCGTAGTTTTGCATTGTTTTATAACCACCGGAATCTTATCAAAAGGACAATCATGGCAAGTCGCGAGGAAACGAGAAAAGAACCGTTTGGTCTTCTCGAAACGTGGCTAAAAGAGGCTTTTGCCACGCCAATGGAAATGGAACAGAATGCAATGACAATTGCCACTTCGACTAA AGACGGAAAACCGTCGTCGAGATTCATACTTCTCAAAGGATATGACAACGATGGTCTACGATTTTTCACCAACTACAACGGAAGAAAAGGGCAAGAACTG ATCAGCAATCCACGTGCCactctcttctttcattgGCCCAAGATGCTAAGAGAA ATTTCTGTTAGCGGTGTTGTGAGGAAATTGAGTAAAAAGGAGTCGTCTGATTATTTTCACAGTCGCCCGAGAGGCAGTCAGATTGGTGCTTGCATCAGTCACCAGAGCGAAGTTATTCCTAATAGAGAA ATATTGATCGAGAGgcaaaagaaaatggaaGAGGAGTATGCTGACGAGAGCAAGGAAATTCCTAGACCAGATGAATG GGGCGGGTTTCTGCTTGTACCTGAGCAACTTGAATTCAAGCAATTGAAAGAGAATGGGAGAGAGACCAGTCAGCGGTGGAAATTCACTCGAATTGAAGCCATTCCCTGTCCTCCTCCAGAAGGAATAATAATGAGCGACAGTTTGCAGTGGACATCTGAATCAAATACATAA
- the LOC136184667 gene encoding A disintegrin and metalloproteinase with thrombospondin motifs 18-like: MLWLLLALFSPLTLSAPIEHRLHESMSKYDTETLLGVPRHRLHEAPPYDLTTPMRVTEDGQYVSHDLLTDHATTRRIDMTADHAKPIHFNFTAFGKTFMLEVKTDTTFVSSSFVLELRGDERSIINHDVYACHYSGTVKSHVKSRVVLENCNGTLGGAIMIEGDHMIIQPLPDHLVEGEHSHIVTKRGSGMTGNDDDGAPMSTATSVPPTNNKCLVAPTTTSATTSPTPDPRLEPINVFCNTSNDTLAEKLKPKVENYTCNRIRPESLDVASKRLHVIESIIVIDHLSYNIHGKNLTILFKFIIKLLHIASGLYHSNELDFNVRLILKRCIVFKTKADEEKEGLRISQNSKTNLESFSAWQAKINNDGLNHPLHHDHAFLLTGNGMCFGREEDCWELGRAWIGGVCTNQFRASVNSDKGLQIGYVLAHELGHNLGMLHDGSGGQCRASDGFVMSPSVSGASQIFTWSQCSKGYLFDRINNGDLKCLENCVSDFKEGFGQKYYTFPGKWYTLDDQCNLAFPGSKFCSFINRDICQELWCQLPNGQCTTTFVGATDGTPCGSPVPRPTTVPIPDTYPDICFRRKCQKASVLPSVIPGDDLCEPPPCIENFDSEPVNGSWGEWKPVGDGSATCGISFVREERKCDSPPPSKCGFPCEGDSIRLGTRRHDPCPTEKRIWDDMPDKTRAEACTKLGIAKGVSDLQPYPIDKTCTLVCISESTGKLYRNDSVEELDGLRCHSHTNDRCFNGSCVPVGCDDVPMSGKKYDNCGVCDGDGSSCFQNNCSFPSGIQQATNAFFPIHTIPAGARLIIIKEFGDSQFLFLALSHDDGKRVVIGGTGGEIQIVHMAGTTFYYLRRPEVIVGALSTPTNCSVTIEALIYGAEPEGCHAGFFYFYIMPNSTDPPPQCTKYVWSQKESPCSQCGPGGTQTPVVECRRTKDGKRVKESRCSDLSKPRPREKTCCGECKRNETPCPQNVNFKWITKKYSECSKTCGGGNQTRRVVCRDLNTGKNIDEYNCCKLNKKSASKQCNTQAC, encoded by the exons ATGCTCTGGCTTCTGCTCGCTCTCTTCTCGCCGCTCACCCTATCAGCTCCAATCGAGCACAGG TTGCACGAGTCCATGTCGAAGTACGACACGGAGACTCTCCTTGGCGTTCCTCGCCACCGTTTGCACGAAG CCCCTCCCTACGATCTAACAACACCAATGCGAGTGACCGAAGACGGTCAATACGTCAGTCACGATCTCCTAACCGATCACgcaacgacgagacgaatcgaCATGACTGCCGATCATGCGAAGCCGATTCACTTCAATTTCACCGCGTTCGGGAAAACGTTCATGTTGGAAGTGAAGACGGACACGACGTTCGTCAGTTCGAGCTTTGTCTTGGAAttgcgcggcgacgagcgttCGATCATAAATCACGACGTGTACGCTTGTCACTATTCCGGAACGGTCAAGTCTCACGTGAAGTCTCGTGTTGTACTCGAAAACTGCAATGGAACGTTG GGAGGAGCCATAATGATAGAAGGCGATCACATGATTATACAGCCACTTCCTGATCATCTCGTGGAAGGCGAGCACAGTCACATTGTGACGAAACGGGGAAGTGGTATGACTGGcaatgatgacgacggcgcTCCGATGTCTACTGCTACTTCTGTTCCTCCTACTAATAACAAGTGCTTAGTTGCGCCTACGACTACTTCTGCTACTACTAGTCCTACCCCTGATCCTCGTTTGGAGCCCATCAATGTCTTTTGTAATACGTCTAATGATACTTTGgccgaaaaattgaagccaaAGGTGGAAAACTATACCTGCAACAGGATACGGCCGGAGTCTCTTGACGTAGCGTCAAAGAGACTTCACGTTATTGAAAGCATTATCGTCATTGACCATCTGTCCTATAACATACACGGAAAAAACCTGACGATTCTTTTCAAATTTATAATCAAATTACTTCACATT GCCTCCGGTTTGTATCACTCTAATGAACTGGACTTCAATGTTCGTCTTATACTCAAACGATGCATTgtcttcaaaacgaaagcggATGAGGAA AAAGAGGGTTTGCGAATTAGCCAAAATTCGAAAACGAACTTGGAGAGTTTTAGCGCTTGGCAGGCGAAAATTAACAACGATGGCTTGAACCATCCTTTGCACCACGATCACGCTTTCTTGCTAACGGG AAACGGCATGTGCTTtggacgagaagaagactgCTGGGAACTGGGAAGAGCGTGGATCGGAGGAGTATGCACAAATCAATTCCGAGCTTCCGTTAACAGCGACAAGGGCTTACAGATCGGCTATGTTCTCGCACACGAACTCGGACACAA cCTGGGTATGCTTCACGACGGCTCAGGCGGACAATGCCGTGCTTCTGATGGATTCGTAATGTCGCCGTCCGTCAGCGGAGCGTCGCAGATTTTCACGTGGTCTCAGTGCAGCAAAGGGTACCTGTTTGACAGAATCAA CAACGGTGACCTGAAGTGCCTTGAGAACTGCGTGTCTGACTTCAAAGAAGGCTTTGGGCAGAAGTACTACACGTTTCCTGGAAAATGGTATACTCTAGACGATCAGTGCAATCTCGCATTTCCTGGTTCGAAATTCTGCTCGTTTATCAATCGG GATATCTGTCAAGAGTTGTGGTGTCAACTTCCCAACGGACAGTGCACTACAACGTTTGTCGGTGCCACCGATGGGACACCGTGCGGATCGCCCGTGCCGAGACCCACTACTGTACCAATACCGGATACGTATCCA GATATTTGTTTCCGTCGCAAGTGTCAAAAGGCATCTGTGTTGCCCAGCGTTATTCCCGGCGACGACCTGTGTGAACCACCACCATGTATtgaaaactttgactctGAGCCTGTGAATGGCTCATGGGGAGAGTGGAAGCCGGTAGGAGACGGCTCCGCCACCTGCGGTATCAGCTTTgtaagagaagagagaaaatgcgACAGTCCACC TCCTAGTAAATGCGGTTTTCCTTGCGAAGGAGACTCGATAAGACTGGGAACTCGCCGTCATGAT CCGTGTCCAACCGAAAAGCGCATCTGGGACGACATGCCAGACAAGACTCGGGCAGAAGCATGTACAAAGCTTGGGATAGCTAAAGGAGTTTCTGATTTGCAACCCTACCCCATTG ATAAAACCTGCACGTTAGTCTGTATCTCTGAATCAACGGGAAAGCTCTACCGAAATGACTCTGTTGAAGAATTAGATGGACTTCGGTGCCACTCTCACACGAATGATCGGTGTTTTAACGGAAGTTGTGTG CCGGTCggctgcgacgacgttccAATGTCTGGAAAAAAATATGATAATTGTGGcgtctgcgacggcgacggctcaTCGTGCTTTCAAAATAATTGCTCCTTCCCATCTGGAATACAGCAAGCCACAAACG CTTTTTTTCCCATTCACACTATTCCGGCTGGTGCGagattaataataattaaagagtTCGGAGACTCCCAATTCTTGTTTCTTG CTCTTAGTCACGATGATGGCAAAAGAGTTGTGATTGGCGGAACAGGTggagaaattcaaattgtTCACATGGCAGGAACGACATTTTACTACCTTCGACGTCCGGAAGTTATTGTTGGCGCACTGAGCACTCCAACAAATTGCAGCGTTACTATAGAAGCTCTAATTTACGGTGCTGAGCCTGAGGGATGCCATGCCGGCTTCTTTTATTTCTACATTATGCCTAATTCTACGGATCCTCCACCGCAATGCACGAAATATGTCTGGAGTCAGAAAGAGTCCCCGTGCAGTCAATGCGGACCAG GTGGTACACAAACTCCAGTTGTTGAGTGTCGTCGCACAAAAGACGGAAAACGCGTGAAGGAAAGTCGATGCTCCGATTTGTCTAAGCCGAgacctagagaaaaaacgtgcTGCGGCGAGTGCAA GCGCAACGAAACGCCGTGTCCCCAGAATGTCAATTTCAAGTGGATCACGAAAAAATATAGCGAATGCAGCAAGACGTGTGGAGGAGGGAACCAGACGCGCCGAGTCGTCTGTCGCGATCTCAACACAGGTAAAAACATCGACGAGTACAATTGTTGCAAACTGAACAAgaaatcggcgtcgaaacAATGCAACACTCAAGCGTGCTGA